The following DNA comes from Miscanthus floridulus cultivar M001 chromosome 5, ASM1932011v1, whole genome shotgun sequence.
GAGCAGCATCCCGGGCCCGCGCAGCAAGTGCTCGGGCGCCGTGGGCGAGTGCGAcgtggacgaggaggaggagctcgGGCTGAGCGGCGGTGGCCTCGCCGCCGGCGACGCGATGCGGCGGACGCTGGCGCAGCGGAAGCCGACCAACCGGTACATCAGCTACGCGGCGCTGCGCGCGGACCAGGTGCCGTGCAACAAGCGCGGGCGGTCCTACTACAGCAACTGCGCGTCGCAGCAGGCCGCCAACCCCTACCGCCgcggctgctccgccatcacgcGCTGCGCCCGTAACATGAACTGAGCGCGCGCGGGGCGGCCGGCGTGCGCCGCGTCGTCTCTGTCGAGGCGGTCGGTCTGATGATCTGCCTCTGCCTGCCTCGGCACGCAGCGAGCCTTGCTCGATCGCGCACCATGCATTGACGACGTCGTCGCGGCCATGCCAGTTCGACGGAGGGTCggacgccggaggaggaggaggcgctgaCGACAGTATATACACACAAACCCTGTCATTTCTGTTGTCGTTGTGCGTAgcttctctctctatatatgcgTATGTTTTATATATGCAACGGGATATGTTTGATCATCGATCGCGATCTGTCATGTATGTCGTCCATTTGTTAATTTGACAAAAAATGTTGAAAAGAAGCTGTACTGTGCATCAGATTTTGTTTGCCGCCTTCTTGCGCTCCCGAATTCAGAGATGGCTCAAAATCGTAAGTGAGTGTGCCATCATGCATCAGATTTTGCATGAGCATCCAGATTAGCAGGAACTGGGGAACTGCTATTTCTATTTGCAATGGGTAAAGCTGGGCCTATAATTACACTACACCGGCCCAACTCTATTAGTAACCGTACCAGTGGTGGGCTGGGCCCGACGACATCATTTGCAGGCCGTGGTTCTGGCCTGCAAGAGTAGTATCTTCTGAAAGAGATAACTGTCATCATCTGTCCTGCTTCCTTTGAGTGTAACTTTATATAGATTTatttatcttgagtttgatcttttCAACCCTAACGACTAATATCTGAATTTTTTTATGCAGAAGTTCGTATTACTTATAGTTTGATAACATATGACTTTTTTTATATTGACAATATAGTTTTATAAATATCGTTGCTAGTAAAAAGTTAGGGAAATTTACTGAGAACTTGAGATCAACCATCATTATTTCTCAATGCTACGATATAGGTCCTGTTTGGCATGGTTTTTTTGAGGGGTTTCAGTTGTGACTTCTTTAGGTTCTTGGTGAAACACTGTCAAACACTAGACTCAGGGTCTACTCGCTCGCTGCTGCTACTTCTGCAACCACTTCAGCTGCTCCTATATCATTAGCTTGCTCCTGAATGTACGTAAACGACAATGCAAGATCGTTCTACACAAAAGACATGTCGCCACCtttttttttctgggaaagaaaaaCATGTTGCCGCCGCTTGCTTGGTCAGTGTCTACGCAAGCAGAAGGGTATAGCAGGGCTGCTAGGCTTTGCTCAGGCCTCCACTCAGTCCAACTCCATTATTGTCACTTGTTGTCAGTTTGCTCGTAGGCATTGCAGGTGATCCGGTACGTGAATCGTGTCACTCATGTGTGACCCTATGTTATGCTTGTCGTCCTTTACAGTATATTCTATGGGCTATGGGTAAACCCTAGGAAACCTCGCTCGTGGTTTCGCTGGCAATGGCATGACGGCTGACGGCGACAGGGAGGAGGACAAACAAAAACAAACGCCGAGGCAGCCGCCGGGGACCTGAACAGAACATCTCTGCGGCAGATCCTCTTGTCGGCACCGGGGCCGGTGGGCGGTGGGGGCCTGGTTGTGTCAATGCGTGTGCGCGCGCAAGTGCACAGCCCCACTCCCAGTCCCAGAGTCCCAGTCCCATGCCCACGAGCAAGAGCCAAGAGCCAAGAGCCTGCAAAGTGTTCACATTTTTCAGGCGTCCAAGACATGCAGGATTGGTTTGGATTGGAGCGAGGCTTGGCATGTTACGGCCACGACGTCGATGAACGACGCTGAAGCCATCTCCTCTGTAGGACTGACAGTCTCTCCCAGTGTGAACCTGAACCTCAGACGAATACAATAATCAGTCGAGATGCATGCCATGGCATGGGGGTCGTCACTGGTGGTCAGAAAGGCCGGCGGCGGGTCGGCGGAGatgaaattaaataaaaaaaagcTGGTCCCTGACTCCCTGGCCGGCAGCGACATGGCACAGCGACGCAAAGTCAAATCACACAGTGGCGCGCGCACGTTGAAAAGCACGGGGCCTTCACTTGTCCTGCTCTTGCCTGCTTGCAATCCCGATTCCCGTACTGCATTCGGTTGTTTAGCTGATAAGCTATGGTTGAAAATAACGTTGCTTGATTTGATGTGAAAgaaaatattattcattgactAAAAAAATATGACTTATAAGCTAAGCGAACAGGACTCCTCTGTCCTCTCTACCTGGCATACCATATCGTGTCACTGTGTGACCTCTTCTGCTACGGCTACCATATCGGCGTACCCAACCGAATAGGAGTTGGTCGTGAAAAATGGTTGTCCTGTCAGTTTTTATAAACTCAGTTTTTTCAGAAAACAAGAACCGCAGTTAATTACGAAAACAAAgcgtttgtccatcagtttccaCAAAACAAGAACCGGCGATTAATCACAGGAACAAAGCGTTTGTCCATCCGAACGCTCCTGTTAGAGGGTCGCGAGCCCACCGATCCCCTCCCCTCCTATCCTATCAACTCGTACACTCGTTTCTCCATCCTATCCTATATGCTCATGTTTCTACGGAACCAGTCACGCAGAAATCACCGCAGCGTCGTGATCGTGCTCTGTCGCGCCACCTCCGGCGTTCAGGCGCTCGCCGACCGGCATCTCTACCACATCTGAGTGTGGCTGCCCGCCTCCCCCCTCTCCATCGCACCTCCTGCTTGTCTCGACCTCCCGTATTCCTCCTAGCCCTTGCGTCGTCCTCGTCTTGCTCTGGTGCCAGAAGTGGCTGCGTCTCTGGCCGCTTCCTACGCCACCATATGGCACAACCCTCCACCGGCGGTGCGTAGTAGATGAACTCCTCTGCCCTAGGCGTATGCAGTCGCGTGGCCCTCTAGTTTGTCATGGCGTCGTGCTGTGCAGGCTACCTTGACGTGCCTACGCCCCTCCTCGCGTAGATGTCTTTTAGGTCGCCCGTGTGCTGATGGCCGGTCTGCTCGTGGATGATCTTGGACGACAGCAGCATGGTGGCTTGGTGTGGTGGGGCCACACGCGTAGCTGCACTCCCTATATGCggcaagcagcaaggagatgttgcgcaaaagcgcatgttgcaagcgtgtgTTTCAATTGTTTTAGATGTTTAAGAGGTTTGTTACAAGTGTTTcgcatggatgttgcaaaagtagatcgagatgttgcatatgtggtaatggctatacacgcatgttgcaGGAgtctgttctaaatgtttcatccgtTTCTCAGATGATGTTACAagcgttttatctggatattgcatatgtttcacacatatattgtaagtgttttatttggatgttgcatacgcTTGCAATGGCTTTTAAGTGTTTTTTGgcgttttgcaagtgtttcagatgtatgttgcaagtgtttcagacgtatgttgcaaatattttaacTGTTTTGGATGTATGCtacaagtgtttcatttggatgttgcaaaagtagatcgggtgttgcattcGCAATGGGACCCACCTGTCGCTTTTGTCTGCTGCAGCTGCTAGGGTGTCGTGCATGCGGTTCCCGTGTGAAGTGGGTGTGGGAAGCAGCAGGCGTAGGCACAAGCAGTCCCCATGTGCGCGCGGAAGCGAAGCTGAAGCAGACGCGCGGTTCCTGTGTGCGAGCGGAGGGCGCGGGCAGGGGCGACGTGTCCACGTGATGCGGGCGCGGGAATCAAAGGGGGCGCAAGAAACGGAGAGGTACGTGACACAAGCAGGCACGGGCATCCGGACCGGCACGTCCGTCCGGGTGTCCATGCGCTAGCATCTCCCAAACAAAAACCGTTAGATTCAGTTTcggtttttttgtttggtttttggCTGCACAAAAAACAAACTTGACCTCAGGCTCTGGCACACAGATGTGCCACCCCTCCCGCAAGCCGCAGCACATTGTAGTCCCGCCTATACTGCACTCACCGTGCTCCGCCCTACCACGCCGCAACATAGTTGTCGCCCCTGCACCGCCCTGCTGTGCTCCAATGCCACCATTGTCTTGTCCCCACCCCTCGATGCCTAGACATTGCCCCGACCCACAACACAACCGCTCTTGCGCCGTTGTGCCCTAGTGCTGCTAGCACCATCCACGTGCCACCGTTGTCATGTCGCCGCACTATAGCTATCCCCGCCTCTACCTTGCGCTGGTAGCCTGCCCCTCGCCGCCATGTCGGTAGGATTTGGATGAGAAATCACAATAAAAATGTGTTGGTTGCCTGCTCGTGCTCTCAATGTTCGGTGTATTCGGTTTCTCGGTTTAGTTGGACACCAATACTAAAGCCAAAGAGGGCGTTCGGCTGGTAGGTAGAATAGTGAATTTTGGATTATTTTGGATGGTTAAATAGTATTTTATGAGagaaaataagctgaaacaagctgaaacaagcgGGAAGTAGTATAGCCGAACGCCTTGAAAGTGGATAGCCAATCTTCCTAGCGACTAAATCCAATCAGAGAACCGTGGCTTAACTAGGACAAAACTAAAGCGATCTATAATCTAGAATAGAGAAAGTGAACTCAAAAGCTGGCCTTGTTTGGAAACACACGAGTACCTTTCGGTGTACTTGTTGCAATATAGTGCCGGGAGGGGGCGTCCGCATCTCAGCATCTCCCCCTCACCTAGGCGCCTACTATTATTTTACTCCTACCTTGGGATCGGGTTGCCGTACACGAAGACACGGAGGCGACTCGAGGTCTCCTCCACTCCAAGTCAAGCAAAAGCAAGCAAAGGGCCCTCCAGTCTCTCTGTGCTGCCATGCTTATTGCTTGCATGCCATGGCGGATGGATGTGCATGGCGCGAAATataccatcacatcgaatcttgcgatatgtacatgaagtattaaatgtagacgaaaaaaactaattacatagtttggttggaaatcgtgagacgaacattttaaacctaattagtccatgattgaacactaattaccaaataaaaacgaagtgctacagtagccaaaattttcaaatttcgcgaactaaacatagGTATACCACCAGAACTACCGCTAACTTAAAAAACGTTTGCGGCTAGTCCAAAATGGATCAGAAAAGAATTTGGAGAGCTAAGTTAAAAGGTTTACTCTGAAGAACTGAGTTAATGGTATGAGGTAACCTACATACATATATTAATCAATAAACGAACTATTTATTTTGGAACAGCACTGAACTGACAGATTCTAGGATCCATATATACTCACAAATCCTATCGCATCAGGATTCAACATTGTGCTTGTAGCATTCAAGAGTGCTACAGGGACTAAAATGGGTGTTTGGttactacaggaaaattttagtccctgtcctatcgaatgtttggacacatgcatgaagtattaaatatagacaaaaaaaataattaattgcacagattgtggctaatttgcgagacgaattttttaagcctaattagtctatgatttgacaatgttgtgctacagtaaatatatgctaatgacggattaattaggcttaataaattcatctcgtaaattagtcctcatctatgtaattagttttataattaactcatatttaattctcctaaatagcatccgaacgcccaatgtgacatggactaaaatttagtccatggaaccaaccACCCCCTTAGCAGGGACCTTGCCGGTGACCTGTCAATGGCAAGTCAATTGtcagtaaccactaacaagcatTGAATGAGAAAACCAAATACTACTACATAGCGGTGGTGGTAACAGTAGTCAGGCATATAAAGCATGTTTGCTGATTGGTTTATaggctgataagtccggctggtactggtttattgtaagagaaaaacattgttggctggctgataatccctggctgaaaccaaaaaAGCGAACAGACCGATAGTTTAAATTGTACTCCAAATGTGTACATTCCCACACAACCTGGTTTGATTTGTAGCATCAAAGAAATTAGCAGTTGCAGTAGTAAAATGGTTATAGTCAAAAGAAAATATTGAGAATTGCCACTGATAAACAACAAAAATTACTACTACTAGATGTAGAGTGTGCTGCAAAATATTACTACTACCAGTGAGTAATCACAAAAAAAAATtgagattcagatctgactaaaAAAATCTTACGAAAATAAATATCCCATGGGAACGGATCAGCAAATCACaaactaaaaaaaaaagaaagctaAGGCAATAAGAGACTTACGGAGAGTCGAGGTCGCCTGATCTGTCGTCGGTGAGTGGGGGTCGCCTGAATTGTGAAATGCAGTAGAcgcccactagtagagaacagacattTGATCCTCGATCAAAATGGGCTCTAATTCTGGAattttttttgcccccgggactagaaatacctttagtcccggttggaggctccaaccgggactaaaggtccctgcccaacggctactgcgccagacagaggtggcagggacctttagtcccggttagagccaccaaccgggactaaaggtatacttttactcccggttggtggctccaaccgggagtaaaggtctactcccgggccgtggctgcgcccggggttggaaagttacctttagtcccggttggatccatcaaccgggactaaatgttctccctttataaatcggccgtctcctccttcctcccggcCCCGAgtccgagctcagcacattttgaagctcactgcagtagtgttcttgcttcctccctccctccattgttcctccatccattcttcgattcctccgtcgatttcttcgattcctccgtcgatttcttcgattcctccgtcgattcttcagttgtaaaggttaccaatctcatactctcattttttatcaTTATCTTATGccgttttgttcactatatatatttatggttctttattgtggtttttttcatttgtaagcaatttgagctcaaaatcacttcaagcttgtatatttacatgaaagaaggttaaagtatatataaataagttagaaaatagttagaaaattatagcaaatccttactagttgaacttgcggaccgtgttcaggtcggcgaggatgttctctaccgagcgataacggacgtcaaggaggagctttgattctacgagggagagcgacaacggtcgtgga
Coding sequences within:
- the LOC136451424 gene encoding protein RALF-like 22, with the protein product MARLGAGALLALLLAVAAAAAAFLAVPASAKVGDLSAMDFVAARTSSIPGPRSKCSGAVGECDVDEEEELGLSGGGLAAGDAMRRTLAQRKPTNRYISYAALRADQVPCNKRGRSYYSNCASQQAANPYRRGCSAITRCARNMN